AAGTGGTAAAGCAAACCTTAGAGTCAATCATGACGGCTGAAAGAGAAGTGTTTCTTAAAGAACATGGAGGAACAAAGAACGGCTTTTACGTTAGAAACTTAGATACTGTTATCGGTAAGCTTGAAAATCTGAGAATTCCAAGAGATAGAGAGGGAAAATTCAGAACAAAGTTGATAGAACCTTATAGAAGAAGAGATATCAATCTTGAAGACTTAATACTTGGG
This sequence is a window from Desulfurobacterium indicum. Protein-coding genes within it:
- a CDS encoding transposase; this encodes MELQKILPDLVKEVVKQTLESIMTAEREVFLKEHGGTKNGFYVRNLDTVIGKLENLRIPRDREGKFRTKLIEPYRRRDINLEDLILGMFASGMSARAVAQALESVFELKYSPSTISKISQVTLEEI